One part of the Arabidopsis thaliana chromosome 1 sequence genome encodes these proteins:
- the PDE318 gene encoding P-loop containing nucleoside triphosphate hydrolases superfamily protein: MASLNITTAFSTSFHFLHSLRQCRNLQTALSPIVSSSYLPTSYITQKQIEIPTSPEKQSPPVQEGLGAFQKLPMVMPSIDLYASALRKSKRVQPTKGIANIAKRERNRGAKQLDAFMKELALPLKGYMESFPRKKLLHPYERSLIDLTLGDGKYEEVLGKVDVLRKKVQSVGKEHASLCAKALSKKEAEERLSEGVEKLELVFQQQGGAVDDLLTIAKVLRAMPVVDLEMPTLCLVGAPNVGKSSLVRILSTGKPEICNYPFTTRGILMGHIVLNYQRFQVTDTPGLLRRCDEDRNNLEKLTLAVLTHLPTAVLYVHDLTGECGTSPSDQFQIYKEMKERFKDYLWIDAVSKCDLLGGSPVMYAKEDRSSDDAEIIKYRERGPDESIHVSVKTEQGLNELKNKVKEVLSSEMEKIQSGEKTDQSVATC, translated from the exons ATGGCGTCTCTTAACATCACCACAGCTTTCTCTACAAGCTTTCATTTTCTCCACAG CTTGCGTCAATGTCGGAATCTTCAGACGGCTCTTTCTCCAATCGTCAGTTCTAGCTACTTGCCCACTTCCTACATCACTCAGAAGCAGATTGAAATCCCTACCTCCcct GAAAAACAATCGCCACCAGTGCAGGAAGGTTTGGGTGCTTTTCAAAAACTGCCCATGGTCATGCCATCTATTGATTTGTATGCTTCTGCTCTCAGGAAGTCTAAAAGAGTCCAACCAACTAAAG GCATTGCTAATATTGCTAAGCGAGAAAGAAATAGAGGTGCTAAACAGCTTGATGCATTCATGAAA GAACTGGCTCTACCTTTAAAAGGCTACATGGAAAGTTTTCCCAGGAAGAAACTCTTGCATCCATATGAAAGGTCTCTTATTGACTTGACACTTGGTGATGGAAAGTATGAAGAG GTGTTAGGAAAAGTTGATGTTCTGAGGAAGAAGGTGCAATCTGTTGGAAAGGAACATGCTTCTCTCTGCGCCAAG GCTTTGTCAAAGAAGGAGGCAGAGGAACGCTTGAGCGAAGGTGTGGAGAAGCTGGAATTGGTTTTCCAACAACAAGGGGGAGCTGTTGATGATTTGCTAACTATAGCGAAG GTTTTGAGGGCTATGCCAGTTGTTGACTTGGAAATGCCGACTCTTTGCCTTGTCGGAGCACCAAACGTTGGGAAGTCATCATTGGTTCGCATACTGTCAACAGGGAAGCCTGAG ATTTGCAATTATCCTTTCACAACCAGAGGAATTCTGATGGGTCACATCGTTTTAAACTACCAACGATTTCAG GTTACAGACACCCCTGGCCTTCTTAGGAGATGCGATG AGGATAGGAATAATCTAGAGAAGTTAACTCTTGCTGTACTCACTCATCTTCCAACCGCGGTTCTATATGTTCATGATCTAACGGGAGAATGTGGGACTTCTCCTTCTGATCAG tttcaaatatataaagagatgAAAGAGAGGTTTAAGGATTACCTGTGGATTGATGCTGTGTCCAAATGCGATCTGCTGGGAGGCTCACCGGTGATGTATGCCAAAGAAGATAGAAGCAGTGATGACGCGGAAATCATTAAGTACCGGGAAAGAGGACCTGATGAATCAATTCATGTCTCGGTGAAAACAGAACAAGGTCTCAATGAG CTAAAGAACAAAGTGAAGGAAGTACTGAGTAGTGAGATGGAGAAGATCCAAAGTGGAGAGAAAACTGATCAAAGTGTTGCTACTTGCTAG
- the PDE318 gene encoding P-loop containing nucleoside triphosphate hydrolases superfamily protein (pigment defective 318 (PDE318); FUNCTIONS IN: ferrous iron transmembrane transporter activity, GTP binding; INVOLVED IN: ferrous iron transport; LOCATED IN: integral to membrane; EXPRESSED IN: 21 plant structures; EXPRESSED DURING: 13 growth stages; CONTAINS InterPro DOMAIN/s: GTP1/OBG (InterPro:IPR006073), Nucleolar GTP-binding 1 (InterPro:IPR010674), Ferrous iron transport protein B, N-terminal (InterPro:IPR011619); BEST Arabidopsis thaliana protein match is: Nucleolar GTP-binding protein (TAIR:AT1G10300.1); Has 11067 Blast hits to 11052 proteins in 2859 species: Archae - 320; Bacteria - 7505; Metazoa - 379; Fungi - 348; Plants - 242; Viruses - 0; Other Eukaryotes - 2273 (source: NCBI BLink).): MKLASSLVPHQWRLLTSPQLSLQAFIFSTASTTKSHTFWSPSLRQCRNLQTALSPIVSSSYLPTSYITQKQIEIPTSPEKQSPPVQEGLGAFQKLPMVMPSIDLYASALRKSKRVQPTKGIANIAKRERNRGAKQLDAFMKELALPLKGYMESFPRKKLLHPYERSLIDLTLGDGKYEEVLGKVDVLRKKVQSVGKEHASLCAKALSKKEAEERLSEGVEKLELVFQQQGGAVDDLLTIAKVLRAMPVVDLEMPTLCLVGAPNVGKSSLVRILSTGKPEICNYPFTTRGILMGHIVLNYQRFQVTDTPGLLRRCDEDRNNLEKLTLAVLTHLPTAVLYVHDLTGECGTSPSDQFQIYKEMKERFKDYLWIDAVSKCDLLGGSPVMYAKEDRSSDDAEIIKYRERGPDESIHVSVKTEQGLNELKNKVKEVLSSEMEKIQSGEKTDQSVATC; the protein is encoded by the exons ATGAAATTGGCCTCGAGCTTGGTTCCTCATCAATGGCGTCTCTTAACATCACCACAGCTTTCTCTACAAGCTTTCATTTTCTCCACAG CCTCCACCACAAAGTCTCACACTTTCTGGTCTCCAAGCTTGCGTCAATGTCGGAATCTTCAGACGGCTCTTTCTCCAATCGTCAGTTCTAGCTACTTGCCCACTTCCTACATCACTCAGAAGCAGATTGAAATCCCTACCTCCcct GAAAAACAATCGCCACCAGTGCAGGAAGGTTTGGGTGCTTTTCAAAAACTGCCCATGGTCATGCCATCTATTGATTTGTATGCTTCTGCTCTCAGGAAGTCTAAAAGAGTCCAACCAACTAAAG GCATTGCTAATATTGCTAAGCGAGAAAGAAATAGAGGTGCTAAACAGCTTGATGCATTCATGAAA GAACTGGCTCTACCTTTAAAAGGCTACATGGAAAGTTTTCCCAGGAAGAAACTCTTGCATCCATATGAAAGGTCTCTTATTGACTTGACACTTGGTGATGGAAAGTATGAAGAG GTGTTAGGAAAAGTTGATGTTCTGAGGAAGAAGGTGCAATCTGTTGGAAAGGAACATGCTTCTCTCTGCGCCAAG GCTTTGTCAAAGAAGGAGGCAGAGGAACGCTTGAGCGAAGGTGTGGAGAAGCTGGAATTGGTTTTCCAACAACAAGGGGGAGCTGTTGATGATTTGCTAACTATAGCGAAG GTTTTGAGGGCTATGCCAGTTGTTGACTTGGAAATGCCGACTCTTTGCCTTGTCGGAGCACCAAACGTTGGGAAGTCATCATTGGTTCGCATACTGTCAACAGGGAAGCCTGAG ATTTGCAATTATCCTTTCACAACCAGAGGAATTCTGATGGGTCACATCGTTTTAAACTACCAACGATTTCAG GTTACAGACACCCCTGGCCTTCTTAGGAGATGCGATG AGGATAGGAATAATCTAGAGAAGTTAACTCTTGCTGTACTCACTCATCTTCCAACCGCGGTTCTATATGTTCATGATCTAACGGGAGAATGTGGGACTTCTCCTTCTGATCAG tttcaaatatataaagagatgAAAGAGAGGTTTAAGGATTACCTGTGGATTGATGCTGTGTCCAAATGCGATCTGCTGGGAGGCTCACCGGTGATGTATGCCAAAGAAGATAGAAGCAGTGATGACGCGGAAATCATTAAGTACCGGGAAAGAGGACCTGATGAATCAATTCATGTCTCGGTGAAAACAGAACAAGGTCTCAATGAG CTAAAGAACAAAGTGAAGGAAGTACTGAGTAGTGAGATGGAGAAGATCCAAAGTGGAGAGAAAACTGATCAAAGTGTTGCTACTTGCTAG
- the PDE318 gene encoding P-loop containing nucleoside triphosphate hydrolases superfamily protein: MVSFYLSLSQSSSASTTKSHTFWSPSLRQCRNLQTALSPIVSSSYLPTSYITQKQIEIPTSPVYILNPCLLQPWVSNFVFPLRQKHDFGFGLQEKQSPPVQEGLGAFQKLPMVMPSIDLYASALRKSKRVQPTKGIANIAKRERNRGAKQLDAFMKELALPLKGYMESFPRKKLLHPYERSLIDLTLGDGKYEEVLGKVDVLRKKVQSVGKEHASLCAKALSKKEAEERLSEGVEKLELVFQQQGGAVDDLLTIAKVLRAMPVVDLEMPTLCLVGAPNVGKSSLVRILSTGKPEICNYPFTTRGILMGHIVLNYQRFQVTDTPGLLRRCDEDRNNLEKLTLAVLTHLPTAVLYVHDLTGECGTSPSDQFQIYKEMKERFKDYLWIDAVSKCDLLGGSPVMYAKEDRSSDDAEIIKYRERGPDESIHVSVKTEQGLNELKNKVKEVLSSEMEKIQSGEKTDQSVATC, encoded by the exons ATGGTTTCGTtttacctctctctctctcaatcttcTTCAGCCTCCACCACAAAGTCTCACACTTTCTGGTCTCCAAGCTTGCGTCAATGTCGGAATCTTCAGACGGCTCTTTCTCCAATCGTCAGTTCTAGCTACTTGCCCACTTCCTACATCACTCAGAAGCAGATTGAAATCCCTACCTCCcctgtatatatattgaaccCTTGTTTACTCCAACCTTGGGTTTCCAACTTTGTGTTTCCATTAAGACAAAAACAcgattttggatttggtttgcAGGAAAAACAATCGCCACCAGTGCAGGAAGGTTTGGGTGCTTTTCAAAAACTGCCCATGGTCATGCCATCTATTGATTTGTATGCTTCTGCTCTCAGGAAGTCTAAAAGAGTCCAACCAACTAAAG GCATTGCTAATATTGCTAAGCGAGAAAGAAATAGAGGTGCTAAACAGCTTGATGCATTCATGAAA GAACTGGCTCTACCTTTAAAAGGCTACATGGAAAGTTTTCCCAGGAAGAAACTCTTGCATCCATATGAAAGGTCTCTTATTGACTTGACACTTGGTGATGGAAAGTATGAAGAG GTGTTAGGAAAAGTTGATGTTCTGAGGAAGAAGGTGCAATCTGTTGGAAAGGAACATGCTTCTCTCTGCGCCAAG GCTTTGTCAAAGAAGGAGGCAGAGGAACGCTTGAGCGAAGGTGTGGAGAAGCTGGAATTGGTTTTCCAACAACAAGGGGGAGCTGTTGATGATTTGCTAACTATAGCGAAG GTTTTGAGGGCTATGCCAGTTGTTGACTTGGAAATGCCGACTCTTTGCCTTGTCGGAGCACCAAACGTTGGGAAGTCATCATTGGTTCGCATACTGTCAACAGGGAAGCCTGAG ATTTGCAATTATCCTTTCACAACCAGAGGAATTCTGATGGGTCACATCGTTTTAAACTACCAACGATTTCAG GTTACAGACACCCCTGGCCTTCTTAGGAGATGCGATG AGGATAGGAATAATCTAGAGAAGTTAACTCTTGCTGTACTCACTCATCTTCCAACCGCGGTTCTATATGTTCATGATCTAACGGGAGAATGTGGGACTTCTCCTTCTGATCAG tttcaaatatataaagagatgAAAGAGAGGTTTAAGGATTACCTGTGGATTGATGCTGTGTCCAAATGCGATCTGCTGGGAGGCTCACCGGTGATGTATGCCAAAGAAGATAGAAGCAGTGATGACGCGGAAATCATTAAGTACCGGGAAAGAGGACCTGATGAATCAATTCATGTCTCGGTGAAAACAGAACAAGGTCTCAATGAG CTAAAGAACAAAGTGAAGGAAGTACTGAGTAGTGAGATGGAGAAGATCCAAAGTGGAGAGAAAACTGATCAAAGTGTTGCTACTTGCTAG
- the PDE318 gene encoding P-loop containing nucleoside triphosphate hydrolases superfamily protein has product MVSFYLSLSQSSSASTTKSHTFWSPSLRQCRNLQTALSPIVSSSYLPTSYITQKQIEIPTSPEKQSPPVQEGLGAFQKLPMVMPSIDLYASALRKSKRVQPTKGIANIAKRERNRGAKQLDAFMKELALPLKGYMESFPRKKLLHPYERSLIDLTLGDGKYEEVLGKVDVLRKKVQSVGKEHASLCAKALSKKEAEERLSEGVEKLELVFQQQGGAVDDLLTIAKVLRAMPVVDLEMPTLCLVGAPNVGKSSLVRILSTGKPEICNYPFTTRGILMGHIVLNYQRFQVTDTPGLLRRCDEDRNNLEKLTLAVLTHLPTAVLYVHDLTGECGTSPSDQFQIYKEMKERFKDYLWIDAVSKCDLLGGSPVMYAKEDRSSDDAEIIKYRERGPDESIHVSVKTEQGLNELKNKVKEVLSSEMEKIQSGEKTDQSVATC; this is encoded by the exons ATGGTTTCGTtttacctctctctctctcaatcttcTTCAGCCTCCACCACAAAGTCTCACACTTTCTGGTCTCCAAGCTTGCGTCAATGTCGGAATCTTCAGACGGCTCTTTCTCCAATCGTCAGTTCTAGCTACTTGCCCACTTCCTACATCACTCAGAAGCAGATTGAAATCCCTACCTCCcct GAAAAACAATCGCCACCAGTGCAGGAAGGTTTGGGTGCTTTTCAAAAACTGCCCATGGTCATGCCATCTATTGATTTGTATGCTTCTGCTCTCAGGAAGTCTAAAAGAGTCCAACCAACTAAAG GCATTGCTAATATTGCTAAGCGAGAAAGAAATAGAGGTGCTAAACAGCTTGATGCATTCATGAAA GAACTGGCTCTACCTTTAAAAGGCTACATGGAAAGTTTTCCCAGGAAGAAACTCTTGCATCCATATGAAAGGTCTCTTATTGACTTGACACTTGGTGATGGAAAGTATGAAGAG GTGTTAGGAAAAGTTGATGTTCTGAGGAAGAAGGTGCAATCTGTTGGAAAGGAACATGCTTCTCTCTGCGCCAAG GCTTTGTCAAAGAAGGAGGCAGAGGAACGCTTGAGCGAAGGTGTGGAGAAGCTGGAATTGGTTTTCCAACAACAAGGGGGAGCTGTTGATGATTTGCTAACTATAGCGAAG GTTTTGAGGGCTATGCCAGTTGTTGACTTGGAAATGCCGACTCTTTGCCTTGTCGGAGCACCAAACGTTGGGAAGTCATCATTGGTTCGCATACTGTCAACAGGGAAGCCTGAG ATTTGCAATTATCCTTTCACAACCAGAGGAATTCTGATGGGTCACATCGTTTTAAACTACCAACGATTTCAG GTTACAGACACCCCTGGCCTTCTTAGGAGATGCGATG AGGATAGGAATAATCTAGAGAAGTTAACTCTTGCTGTACTCACTCATCTTCCAACCGCGGTTCTATATGTTCATGATCTAACGGGAGAATGTGGGACTTCTCCTTCTGATCAG tttcaaatatataaagagatgAAAGAGAGGTTTAAGGATTACCTGTGGATTGATGCTGTGTCCAAATGCGATCTGCTGGGAGGCTCACCGGTGATGTATGCCAAAGAAGATAGAAGCAGTGATGACGCGGAAATCATTAAGTACCGGGAAAGAGGACCTGATGAATCAATTCATGTCTCGGTGAAAACAGAACAAGGTCTCAATGAG CTAAAGAACAAAGTGAAGGAAGTACTGAGTAGTGAGATGGAGAAGATCCAAAGTGGAGAGAAAACTGATCAAAGTGTTGCTACTTGCTAG
- the PDE318 gene encoding P-loop containing nucleoside triphosphate hydrolases superfamily protein, with product MKLASSLVPHQWRLLTSPQLSLQAFIFSTASTTKSHTFWSPSLRQCRNLQTALSPIVSSSYLPTSYITQKQIEIPTSPVYILNPCLLQPWVSNFVFPLRQKHDFGFGLQEKQSPPVQEGLGAFQKLPMVMPSIDLYASALRKSKRVQPTKGIANIAKRERNRGAKQLDAFMKELALPLKGYMESFPRKKLLHPYERSLIDLTLGDGKYEEVLGKVDVLRKKVQSVGKEHASLCAKALSKKEAEERLSEGVEKLELVFQQQGGAVDDLLTIAKVLRAMPVVDLEMPTLCLVGAPNVGKSSLVRILSTGKPEICNYPFTTRGILMGHIVLNYQRFQVTDTPGLLRRCDEDRNNLEKLTLAVLTHLPTAVLYVHDLTGECGTSPSDQFQIYKEMKERFKDYLWIDAVSKCDLLGGSPVMYAKEDRSSDDAEIIKYRERGPDESIHVSVKTEQGLNELKNKVKEVLSSEMEKIQSGEKTDQSVATC from the exons ATGAAATTGGCCTCGAGCTTGGTTCCTCATCAATGGCGTCTCTTAACATCACCACAGCTTTCTCTACAAGCTTTCATTTTCTCCACAG CCTCCACCACAAAGTCTCACACTTTCTGGTCTCCAAGCTTGCGTCAATGTCGGAATCTTCAGACGGCTCTTTCTCCAATCGTCAGTTCTAGCTACTTGCCCACTTCCTACATCACTCAGAAGCAGATTGAAATCCCTACCTCCcctgtatatatattgaaccCTTGTTTACTCCAACCTTGGGTTTCCAACTTTGTGTTTCCATTAAGACAAAAACAcgattttggatttggtttgcAGGAAAAACAATCGCCACCAGTGCAGGAAGGTTTGGGTGCTTTTCAAAAACTGCCCATGGTCATGCCATCTATTGATTTGTATGCTTCTGCTCTCAGGAAGTCTAAAAGAGTCCAACCAACTAAAG GCATTGCTAATATTGCTAAGCGAGAAAGAAATAGAGGTGCTAAACAGCTTGATGCATTCATGAAA GAACTGGCTCTACCTTTAAAAGGCTACATGGAAAGTTTTCCCAGGAAGAAACTCTTGCATCCATATGAAAGGTCTCTTATTGACTTGACACTTGGTGATGGAAAGTATGAAGAG GTGTTAGGAAAAGTTGATGTTCTGAGGAAGAAGGTGCAATCTGTTGGAAAGGAACATGCTTCTCTCTGCGCCAAG GCTTTGTCAAAGAAGGAGGCAGAGGAACGCTTGAGCGAAGGTGTGGAGAAGCTGGAATTGGTTTTCCAACAACAAGGGGGAGCTGTTGATGATTTGCTAACTATAGCGAAG GTTTTGAGGGCTATGCCAGTTGTTGACTTGGAAATGCCGACTCTTTGCCTTGTCGGAGCACCAAACGTTGGGAAGTCATCATTGGTTCGCATACTGTCAACAGGGAAGCCTGAG ATTTGCAATTATCCTTTCACAACCAGAGGAATTCTGATGGGTCACATCGTTTTAAACTACCAACGATTTCAG GTTACAGACACCCCTGGCCTTCTTAGGAGATGCGATG AGGATAGGAATAATCTAGAGAAGTTAACTCTTGCTGTACTCACTCATCTTCCAACCGCGGTTCTATATGTTCATGATCTAACGGGAGAATGTGGGACTTCTCCTTCTGATCAG tttcaaatatataaagagatgAAAGAGAGGTTTAAGGATTACCTGTGGATTGATGCTGTGTCCAAATGCGATCTGCTGGGAGGCTCACCGGTGATGTATGCCAAAGAAGATAGAAGCAGTGATGACGCGGAAATCATTAAGTACCGGGAAAGAGGACCTGATGAATCAATTCATGTCTCGGTGAAAACAGAACAAGGTCTCAATGAG CTAAAGAACAAAGTGAAGGAAGTACTGAGTAGTGAGATGGAGAAGATCCAAAGTGGAGAGAAAACTGATCAAAGTGTTGCTACTTGCTAG
- the PDE318 gene encoding P-loop containing nucleoside triphosphate hydrolases superfamily protein (pigment defective 318 (PDE318); FUNCTIONS IN: GTP binding; EXPRESSED IN: 21 plant structures; EXPRESSED DURING: 13 growth stages; CONTAINS InterPro DOMAIN/s: GTP1/OBG (InterPro:IPR006073), Nucleolar GTP-binding 1 (InterPro:IPR010674); BEST Arabidopsis thaliana protein match is: Nucleolar GTP-binding protein (TAIR:AT1G10300.1).) encodes MVMPSIDLYASALRKSKRVQPTKGIANIAKRERNRGAKQLDAFMKELALPLKGYMESFPRKKLLHPYERSLIDLTLGDGKYEEVLGKVDVLRKKVQSVGKEHASLCAKALSKKEAEERLSEGVEKLELVFQQQGGAVDDLLTIAKVLRAMPVVDLEMPTLCLVGAPNVGKSSLVRILSTGKPEICNYPFTTRGILMGHIVLNYQRFQVTDTPGLLRRCDEDRNNLEKLTLAVLTHLPTAVLYVHDLTGECGTSPSDQFQIYKEMKERFKDYLWIDAVSKCDLLGGSPVMYAKEDRSSDDAEIIKYRERGPDESIHVSVKTEQGLNELKNKVKEVLSSEMEKIQSGEKTDQSVATC; translated from the exons ATGGTCATGCCATCTATTGATTTGTATGCTTCTGCTCTCAGGAAGTCTAAAAGAGTCCAACCAACTAAAG GCATTGCTAATATTGCTAAGCGAGAAAGAAATAGAGGTGCTAAACAGCTTGATGCATTCATGAAA GAACTGGCTCTACCTTTAAAAGGCTACATGGAAAGTTTTCCCAGGAAGAAACTCTTGCATCCATATGAAAGGTCTCTTATTGACTTGACACTTGGTGATGGAAAGTATGAAGAG GTGTTAGGAAAAGTTGATGTTCTGAGGAAGAAGGTGCAATCTGTTGGAAAGGAACATGCTTCTCTCTGCGCCAAG GCTTTGTCAAAGAAGGAGGCAGAGGAACGCTTGAGCGAAGGTGTGGAGAAGCTGGAATTGGTTTTCCAACAACAAGGGGGAGCTGTTGATGATTTGCTAACTATAGCGAAG GTTTTGAGGGCTATGCCAGTTGTTGACTTGGAAATGCCGACTCTTTGCCTTGTCGGAGCACCAAACGTTGGGAAGTCATCATTGGTTCGCATACTGTCAACAGGGAAGCCTGAG ATTTGCAATTATCCTTTCACAACCAGAGGAATTCTGATGGGTCACATCGTTTTAAACTACCAACGATTTCAG GTTACAGACACCCCTGGCCTTCTTAGGAGATGCGATG AGGATAGGAATAATCTAGAGAAGTTAACTCTTGCTGTACTCACTCATCTTCCAACCGCGGTTCTATATGTTCATGATCTAACGGGAGAATGTGGGACTTCTCCTTCTGATCAG tttcaaatatataaagagatgAAAGAGAGGTTTAAGGATTACCTGTGGATTGATGCTGTGTCCAAATGCGATCTGCTGGGAGGCTCACCGGTGATGTATGCCAAAGAAGATAGAAGCAGTGATGACGCGGAAATCATTAAGTACCGGGAAAGAGGACCTGATGAATCAATTCATGTCTCGGTGAAAACAGAACAAGGTCTCAATGAG CTAAAGAACAAAGTGAAGGAAGTACTGAGTAGTGAGATGGAGAAGATCCAAAGTGGAGAGAAAACTGATCAAAGTGTTGCTACTTGCTAG